ATATAATTCACCAGCATTTTGAACTTGTGCCTGAAGCGTATTTAATTTAAAAAATATTATAGCAAATAAAATATGGACCAAAAATGATCTTAGTTTTTGTCTAAGAATCATTATGAATTTATGAATGAAGTAAAAATTGTTTTTTTAATTAATGAAGGAAATTTGTTTGTTTTTATAGGTGGGGAAATCACAATAATGTTATTTAAATAATTAACTGATTGTTAATATTTTATAAAAGTAGTTTAAACAAAACTCGTTTGACCTAATAAAGAAATAAAACAGTATAAAAGACTATTATATGTGTTTAATATGTGTTTTTACTTACCTAAATTGTAAAAAAAAACTAAATATTTGTTTTTAAAATAGTTAGTTTGGGTTTTATTTGAAAAATATAATCAATAATCACAACTAAAAAGTGTCTATTTTAATCAAACTGGAAGTGGGACTAAAATACTTGTCGTTTTCAATTGTTAACGGTCAGTTAGATTCAAATTTTGCTTCAACTATGGCTTGAATAAAGTCTTATTTCAATTATTTTCAAACCTAATTCTAATAATAGGTCCATCTATTAACATATACTAAAAATGATAAAGTTGATTAAGAATCAGTATAACATTATAAATGAAGAATTTTGAAATTGACAATAAACATAATTATAGTACTAGTGAAACATTATTTTAATTAGCCTAAGTAAAGAAAAAAAAGTGCGTAAATTCAATTACGCAACCTTCTAGAAGAAGTCGGTGGATTATAGTCGTTTCTTTTTGTGTCCTGCCCTCATTTGTAATAAAGAAAAACAAATTAATTTAATTTCTAAATTTAAAGAGATTAATTTAGATTAAATTCATAAGTTTTGGGTATAGAAAACACCCTTAGAGGCACACTGTAAAAACAAAAAATCCCTAACATCTTGAATTTAAGATAATTAGGGAATTTTTTCGTGGTACCTCCAGGGATCGAACCAGGGACACATGGATTTTCAGTCCATTGCTCTACCATCTGAGCTAAGGTACCGTTCTTATTGCGGGTGCAAATATAGGATGATTTTTAATTTATCCAAAACAAATTTTAAAAAAAATCAATTCGTACCTTCGCAAAGTCAAATAATAAATTATGATTCTAACAATAGATGTAGGGAATACTAGGATTAAAGGTGCTGTTTTTGAGGGTGATATCCTTTTGGAACATTTTGTTTTCTTGAAAAAAGAGCACAAAAATAATATTCAAAATATTTTAAAAAAATATAAAAAAGTATCTCATTTAGTGGTTTCATCTGTCGGAGAACTCGAAAAAGATTCTTTTTCTCATTACAATAACCATTTAAAAGTAGACTTTATATCGCACAAAGATCCTTTTCCATTTACTAATGGATATGCGACTCCGCAAACTTTAGGAATTGATCGTATGGTGCTGGCTGCTGGCGCAACGCTTCAGTTTCCAAATCAGAATAGATTAATTATTGATGTTGGGACTTGTGTTACTTATGATTTTGTTGACGAGAATGATGTTTATCTTGGAGGTGCAATAGCGCCTGGTTTGCGTTTACGATATGAATCATTACATAACTACACCGCTAAATTGCCTTTATTGGCTTCGAAAAATCCAGATAGTTTCATTGGAAAATCTACTGCCGAATCAATTCATTCTGGAGTTGTAAACGGGTTCGCCTATGAGATTGACGGTTTTATCGATGAATATAAGGCACACTATTCAAACTTTATAATAATTTTAACGGGTGGCGATACAGAATTTTTGGCTAAACGATTAAAAAATACCATATTTGCCAATTCAAATTTCCTTCTCGAGAGTTTGAATCAAACATTTCAATATAAAATCAAAAATGATTAAAAAAATTATAACAAGCGCCTTCCTGATTTTGTCATTCGTATCTTTTGCTCAAGAAGGAACGGCTTCTCCTTATTCTTTCTTTGGAATCGGTGATGTTAGATATAAAGGAACCTCAGATATTCGTTCAATGGCTGGAATTGCAGTGGAGCAAGATAGTATTCATATCAATATGGATAATCCTGCTAGTTATGCTAATTTAAAAAATACGGCTTTTGCAGTTGGTGGTACTTATAATACAACAAAGTTGAAAACGAGTTCGGAATCAGCGAGTGCTCGTAGAACAACACTTGATTATTTAGCTGTTGGTTTGCCTTTGGGTAAATTTGGACTTGGATTTGGATTACTTCCATATTCTTCTGTTGGATATAAAATAGAATCTTTGGCTACTGATGCCACTCAAAATAATAATAGATTTAATGGAACTGGTGGTTTGAGTAAGGTTTTTTTAGGAATAGGGTATAAAATAACGCCTAGTTTAAGTTTTGGTGCTGATGCGCATTATAACTTTGGAAAAATTGAAACCAGCAGTTTAGAGTTTATTACAGGAGTTCCTGTTGGAACACGAGAGCTTAATAAGGTAGATCTATCTGGAGTTAATTTTGATGCAGGATTAATGTATCAGACTAAAATCAATAAAAAGTTAAGTTTCTTTAGTAGCTTGAATTATACTTTGGAGAGCACTTTGTCTTCAACAAATAAAAGAAGCATATCTACAGTAATGTATAATGCAAATTATGATTTGAGTCTTGTGGATGCAATTGATGATGTAACTACTCAAAAAGATTTAAAATTACCTAGTAAACTAACTATAGGAGTGGGAATTGGAGAAGCTAGAAAATGGCTTGTAGGTGCTCAAGTAAGCATGCGTGATGCAGGTAGTTTAGCAATTAGCTACAATAACTTAGATAACGTTTCCTATGAAAAACAACAAAAATATAGCTTAGGTGGATATTACATTCCTAATTACAAATCCTATACGAGTTATGCTAAAAGAATTGTTTATCGCGGAGGATTTAGATACGAGAAAACAGGTCTAGTTGTCAATTCAGAGTCGATAAATGATATGGGAATTACTCTTGGTATTGGAATGCCAATAACGGGGTCTTTTTCTAATATTAATTTTGGTTTCGAAATTGGAAAAAAAGGAACGACTACCTCAGGTTTAGTTCAAGAAAATTATGCAAACCTTAGTGTTGGAATGTCACTTAATGACAAATGGTTTGTAAAAAGAAAATTCAATTAGAGCCTGAAACAGCTTAGGTGTCTATCATTTTGTTAAATTCCGTATAATGGATTTTTTGAAAAAAAACATACTATTTCCTTTTGTAGCAATTTTTACTTTATTGTTGTTTTTTGGATGTGAAAGTAATTTTAAAGAAGTCCAAAAAATTAACTTCTCAGATTTTGTTCCTAGTAGTGATGCAGAAAATATAAATCTAA
Above is a window of Flavobacterium sp. 123 DNA encoding:
- a CDS encoding type III pantothenate kinase, translated to MILTIDVGNTRIKGAVFEGDILLEHFVFLKKEHKNNIQNILKKYKKVSHLVVSSVGELEKDSFSHYNNHLKVDFISHKDPFPFTNGYATPQTLGIDRMVLAAGATLQFPNQNRLIIDVGTCVTYDFVDENDVYLGGAIAPGLRLRYESLHNYTAKLPLLASKNPDSFIGKSTAESIHSGVVNGFAYEIDGFIDEYKAHYSNFIIILTGGDTEFLAKRLKNTIFANSNFLLESLNQTFQYKIKND